The proteins below come from a single Oscillospiraceae bacterium genomic window:
- a CDS encoding Bax inhibitor-1/YccA family protein, with protein MNRNYSTISYAESPFGTLSEFMSKSFGWMFAGLLVTFAVGIGAVMTGLIYPLINSGLFILTSIAELVLVFTLSARVQKLQPSTATGIFFGYAVLNGLNLSAIFLVYDYGSLILAFLVGAVYFGVMAVYGNVTNRDLTGWGPKLMGGLIALIVCSLVGGLFAAFGMSFGVMDLVLCAVGLLIFMGLTAYDTQMLKYYYSYFGGDAAMLHKASIIGALNLYLDFINIFLYILRMLGRRNND; from the coding sequence ATGAATCGCAATTATTCTACTATTTCTTATGCGGAAAGCCCGTTTGGGACCCTTTCCGAGTTTATGTCCAAGAGCTTCGGCTGGATGTTTGCGGGCCTGCTGGTCACCTTCGCGGTCGGCATCGGCGCGGTGATGACGGGGCTGATTTATCCGCTCATCAACTCCGGTCTGTTTATTCTGACCTCCATTGCTGAGTTGGTGCTGGTGTTTACGCTGTCTGCCCGGGTGCAGAAGCTGCAGCCCTCGACGGCCACGGGAATCTTCTTCGGCTATGCGGTGCTGAACGGTCTGAACCTGAGCGCAATTTTTCTGGTGTATGACTACGGCAGCCTGATCCTTGCGTTTCTGGTCGGCGCGGTATATTTCGGCGTCATGGCCGTGTACGGCAATGTCACCAACCGTGATCTGACCGGCTGGGGACCCAAGCTGATGGGCGGTCTGATCGCGCTGATCGTCTGCTCTCTGGTGGGCGGCCTGTTCGCAGCCTTCGGTATGAGCTTCGGCGTCATGGATCTGGTGCTCTGCGCGGTGGGACTGCTGATCTTCATGGGCCTGACTGCCTATGACACCCAGATGCTCAAATACTACTACTCTTATTTCGGCGGCGATGCGGCAATGCTGCATAAGGCCTCCATCATCGGCGCCCTGAATCTCTATCTGGACTTCATCAACATCTTCCTGTATATCCTGCGTATGCTGGGCCGCAGAAACAACGATTAA